The Denticeps clupeoides chromosome 10, fDenClu1.1, whole genome shotgun sequence DNA window ATTGAGAGGCACAGAAACAGCATGAAGGGATTACCTTTGCCGAACTCCTGAGGCGGCGGTAGGGAACAGGGTTTAATTGTGCCGCTCTCCAGTTTGTTGGAGTTTGGAGAGTTCATCACGCTGCTGGAGGCTTTGGAGCTCGGTGAGGGGAGGTTACTGGAAAAAGGCTTAGGAAGGGAAGTAGACTTTCcgaaggacaggacaggagaagaaAGCAACGAGCGATTCTGAGGGCATGACAAAGATGGCGACAATACGGTAGGCTTTCCAGTGAGAGTAGATGGGGAATTGGCCTTGTTTCCATGAGATGTTGAAGGCGAGGAGGCCAATCTCGCAGAGGTTTTCTCTGGTGATGCTGGTGTCCCATTAGTTAATGTGGACAAATGGCATTTTGAAGGTGCCGGTTCTGGAGACATCCCCCTCCAGGTGGGCTGGCTGGAACCATTTATCCAGCTGGGTAGGTGAGGAGGTaaaggagaagctggagacgCAGCCTCTCCACTGGGTGAAATCCTCGCCTCCATTTCTGAAGTCTTCGCTTGGCTCCGGATGAGGGGCTCCCTCTCGCTAGGGTCTTCCTCGCTTTCTTCTGTAGACTGCCGTGCAGGAAGGAGGGACGATGGCACATGAGGGGATTGAAATTCCATCGGTGAAACTGCAGATTCTTTGTCCCCCATGTCAAAACTGTCATCATTCCGAGCACTGTAGTATTTAAACTCACCAAAACTGGGCTGCTTCTCAAAAGGAGGGACAGGTTCGCCATTGTTCTTAACCCCATAATCACGAGGTAAACACCCTGCAtcatatttagatttttcttCAACGGTGACCTTCCTTTCTCCATCCGCTTCTTCTCTTGAGGGCCTCAGCATGTGACGTTTCCGTTGCCTCAACTTTTGCTCTTCTTCCTTCTCCTCACTCACTGCCATTCCACACCCTTGCTCGAAGTTCAAGGGTTTCTCTGACTCAAGGGGTGGCccaaccagctccacctctgTTTCAGGTGGGTCAGGGGGAAGAGAACTCCAGGTAACTTCCAGCATCCGTAAAGCATCGTCGAAGGCAAACTCTCTTTTAAGCTCCAAAAGTAGCCATCGGTAGCAAAAGAAGAGGTCATCGGCTCCTCGCGAAACCAAGTAGGCATAAAACTCAGGGTCAGAATACTGCAAGAGCAGTTTAAGGTGTTGGAACTTCACTGACATTAGTTGACCATCCGGCCGGAAATTGCCCTCTAGTCTTTTCATGATGCCACAGAAGCAGATGAATGCATGAGCTTCATTGTCCATTACAGCAAGGATTGGCGAAGCGATGTCACTCATTCCTTGACAGTATGACACCTATGGATAAAGAAGCAGGAACATCAAAGTAATTAGTAGCCTCGGGACTGATGCTTTTTCATACACCATTAATTTGCAAACATAAGCTTAGACTTTATGTTGCAAAGGCTTTTCTGTATCAGACACTTGAGGTACAATCACCAACGGggtatggtggtggtagtagcccaggtaacacactctcctatgaaccggaagaccaaAAAGTCACAAGTTGAAACCCTGTTTAACTTGTGGGTATTGCTAGCACTCAGTGCACTTGCTAGCACTAGCACTTAATTATTGTTTGTTAACTCtgcataatgcaaaaaaatgtattcggTGTATTTATACAATGTATACACAACACTGACAGACGGTGCCAAATTCAACATTTGCACactgctgcacactgctcactcagggtgatgggttaaatgcagaggacaaatttcactgtgtgcaccgtgtgctgtgcttgctgtttatcacaatgacaatgacttcactttcactcccaTGGTGATTGTATGTCAGCCTCTGACCAAAACTCTAAGTAGCTATGTAATGGTCAGGTTATATttcgtgtcctctgcttttaaccatcacccttggtgagtagtgtgtggggacggtgctttgctcagtctaTTTTTGTCCTATTTGAACTCATGCTGGTAACATGAATACAACGTTAACATAACTGTGACAAATGCAGACCTGCGGATGGGTGATTGCAAAGGTGGTCAGCAGGTCAGTGAGGGCGGTGAGATGGGGACTGTCCTCAGAACCAGCATAGTACGGATGAGCCCGGTCTGTTCTGAGCACGTCTTTCAGCACATTTCCCCTGATGAACTCCAGATCTTCGGAGCTGGCCCTGGCAGTCCATTCCCTTTTCAGCTGGTCATACTCTCGAGTCTTTTTCTTCATGTAGTCCATTCTCTCCTGACCAGTTAGCCCATCAGGATACACGTTGAGGAGGTATCGCCATACTACCTGAGAGGGTGACCaaagaaaagcaaaatgcaatgaaaaaagaaatcgtTGCAAGAAAAGCAGTAGGTCTACTGTACTAAATATACAAaattttgctaaaataaaagtaGAAGTGTGCAAAGTGTGCAAAGTGGGAAACTGACCTCTCCACTTAAACCAAACAATGCTGCTTATAGCAGTGCTTTTACGCCACATAGAAGCTAAACCTAAACTATTTTGCccattgtttttgtctttgtagTTGCCATTCAAACACTCATATTTAATAGTAATAAAGTGGCTAAAAAGTGTGTGGACATTCCTAAGTCTGTCATTCTATTGATCTTGCATTAGCATttgcaaatacacaaaaaaaaacaaaaaaaaaaaacacacaaattgtgCCTTACTCCAGTCCTTGGTAAATGTACACGGTGAATTTATGTTCACAACTATTTCCATGTTCCTTCTGATTTATCAAGACTGTTTGCCTCTTGCATACTTTCCGCAATGACGGCTCCACCCCTCCGTGGTAAATGCGCAGTCGCAGCTCCTCTGGCCGTGTCAGCTGGCCCTGGCCGTTGAGATAGCTGTGGAATTCAGCATCGCTCAGTGGTGGCTTGAAAGGCTTCACCTCCTCACCATACGACCAACTCAAAGCCTGCTGGACCCTGGACAGCGTCCGACCCATCTGGAGTTCGAGGCAGAGTGAGGCGTTAAAAAAACCACAACAGCAAGTGGGTGAGCTGTGACATCCATAAACATGCGACGAATGTTGAACCTGACTGAACGCAGCAGAGAAAGGCTGGTAAAACATCTGGCTGACAGGGTGAAGAACATCATCAGTAACCTGGGAGAGGAGGGACTGTGTGAAGGGAAGAGCTGCAGCTGCCAGCGACCGCTTCTCCCCAGAGAGCTGATCAGAACCGATGACATCTTTTGGGCTGATAATGTCCCAGTCCTCCAGGACAGGACCtagcaggcaggcaggcaggcaggcaggcaggcaggcaggcaggcagacaaACAGCAAGACCGCCAAATCAGCTGTTAAGAACCGAGAAACACCTAAACACAGCTacaatcaagaaaaaaaggagagtCTGCTCACTGTCTTCGGACGGCTTAATGTCCATCTTGAGTTGCAGGTACGGTTTAGCAGCGCTGACAAACGCAGCGTCCAAATCCCAGTCGGAGAGCAAGGAGAGGTACACCTCCACTCCTCCACGATCCCGAGAGAGGTAACTAATACCAAAATTTCGTTTGCTGAAGAGAAACAGCGGAACGCAGACCCACACGACAGTCAGTTTTAATTTGCTGCggcagcaaaacaaaaaacaaacaaaaaaactgccTTTTGTACAAACCCGTTCAGTTCAAAGGCTCGTATGAGAATGTGCTGCAGCACTTCCAGCGATGTAATCTGTGGATCAACAGCGAAAGAGCGAAACTCTACTGGCAGCGCTCCCTCGCATTTCTGAAAAACAGAGATGAATAATGTTAGTGTTACGCGttctaaaaatctttttttttttttttttttttaaagtcagtAAATGAATATCACAAGCATCTTAAGGTCATCTTAAGCATCCAAGGCCATAAAAGACATAAATTAGGGAGAGAACATCATGCAAACATCATTTCTGCTTTAAACAATAACACTGTACAATAACACAGATTACAGTGTTTACTTTTCTGTGCTTTTATCAATAAAGATAAACGTTCAAAAGTTAATGTATTGATTCTTATTTTGCAGATAAGGAACGAAAGAtgctaaaaaaaagagaaaccgATACAATACAAACCACCGAGAGCTATTTTGTTAGCATAAGAAAAAAGGCCAAACATTTATCAAATACTGATTTAGCTAAAGAGCTTATGGGTGAATTGccttattttcataaaaagacGTAATGTgcgtagagaaagagactctatTCTCAATTTTTTGCAATACAATAGTATTCTCCATCTGTAGAATTTTTCTTGAAGAGATCACTCATATGCGAGatacacatgtatatataaGGCAAATAGTAACACTAAAACAATAATctttaaggtaaaaaaaaaaccatatatatattattctgTAACAATATTATTCTATGGCCTAACGacgaaaaaaaattatctaatgTAATAATTAACAGGGCAGGTGACGTCGGGTGATGTTGTCATGATGCTGCTGTCCAAAATGTACTCGTTTCACAACGACGGTGACATGCTGAAATAAAAAACGTAGTAGAATTTAAAATTTCCCAGTGACTGCGTCCAATAATAACCAGACAGCTTGAAGCCGGTGAAAGAAATTTAAAGACCAAACccccacacatatacacacacacacacacaaaacagcaacGACATGCAGCCTAATGTTAGCTAGTCCGAAAGCCGGCGAcagcatctccacatcattTCTCACCTTGACTTTGACACGCACAACCCCCCTCTCCTCGTCGGCCGCCATGGCGGGGAGTCCGCTCGGAAATGGCCGCGGCAGTCCAAAACTCGATCACGGCGCCATTAGAGAGGAGCAAGACGCGAACGTCCGCGGCGGGTAGCcgcttttttttctgccccaAGTCAACGCTTTGTCTGGTACGGCGAAAACGTCGCAATCGGAGAGGTTTACTTCCTGTACTGCCAACCAGGCTATCTTTCAAAATAAGAGCCCCGGTGATCGCGATCTTTATTAGAAGTTTGTGTCCGGTGGAGGGGGGGTAAAGTGACCGTTTTATGTGACTTATTTAGAACCCAGATTGTTTATTACATGATTAATGcgcttaattattattaattagatttttaatgTGGACATTACTGCATAATTTAATGTTCTGCTTATTATCTTTTTGAtagtaatatttaaaatacaatgaACACTGAAGCATATGCCAGTGTCATTGACCAATGTTTTGAATTTGCTTACGCTGGCGTACTTTCCTTGTTTCAGTtttagacttttattttgatgtcTTGCTTGTGCGTGctcgttgttgtttttttttctgtgcgtgtTTGGATGCCCATGCTGGCTGATGACGGCAGCGCACATGACGTCATTCGTTTGCACTGAATTGCTTTTGGGAACATTTGTGCGTCCCATCTGGCTCCTGCAGTTCCTCGATGCAATGAATGCGGTTCAGAAAGGCTCACATTCACAGCATCACCAGTCCTTTTAAATGCACTGGTTTAGAACTGCCCAttatttatgatttaaaaaCGATCCGTGTGACGTGAGTCGCTCTAAAACCAAACTATCGTTCAATATTAACCGTTCACATGTACATGGTACATGACAAAATTTGCTGAAGTTTATCAGAAATTAGGAGACACGTTTACATTACGTGAGGTTTTTTAATGTCTCAGAAAGAAAAATTCCTGTAAAAAGTCTTGGTGAATTTACACCCCTACATGCAGAACGGTTCAAATGGCTGAACATCACAAGGTGGAAAGTAAAATTCGAAACGAAATCTTAACTTCTGGTAACTTCTCCATCAGTTAATGGATGCATAGtttaaaacagatttaaatATTCCAGAGAAACAATAATCTGTATAGATGTTATATAAAACAGATTATTTGTGGTGGtaatactgaatactgaaacAGCAatcctctacaactaatacagaatgcagcaacGTGGCTGGCGTTTAGCCTTCCCAATTCCCCCCCCGCAATGCGCCAATGTTGAAGTTGTGTAGTGATTTCACATGGattacacagcagcgcagcaccacggttgcacacattgaaattgtCCTCTGAATTAAACTGTCATCACCatgattgagcagtgggcagccatgacaggcgcacgggagcagtgtgtggttgACGGGGCTTTGctagtggcacctaagtgggcacctcggcagatcgggggattcaaccagcaaccttctaattacggggctgctccttaaccgctaggcaccACTGCCCAACCACGCCGCTcccatcagattcaaaatatgAAGCGCCTAAAAGCCAGGGAAGCACCAATCCTACCTTCAGAGCCtttattatattgtttataATGCACCTCAAATCTCAGTATTCTCAAGTATTCTAAAGGTACAAGGAAAAAACACTAATTCTGTATCGTCTCTAGACTATTCTCTGGCCCAAGGTGGTGGAAGAAATTCCCCTCGAGGTAGAAAACAGCACCGTGcgttcaaatggcagcttaagggTCTTTCCTCCTAGGCTAACTTACGTTATGTAGAaagaaaactacaacagagtcctggtgaaccagaaatAACTTCACTGTAACCTGAAagtacgttgtaagtcgctttgggcAAATACAGTACATGAAATACCATACATCATATCAAAAGCTTACCCTCAATTCACAAGCAAAagaatattttgttattttatccTACCCGAGGGTTGAATGTAGTCGAAAAACCCTAAACGTTGGTCTTCTTCGCTCATTTCAGTAGGTGGCAGTACAATCCAAATGCCATGTTTTGAAATGCAAGGAGCGCAGAAACCCGTAAAAACCCAGTGAACTCTGACAAACTGGAAGGCTTTGTTTGAGTGGACCTGTTCTCATGGCTTCTGGTATGCGCATGTCAAGGGAAGCAGGTCAGGGAGGGATCGGAAGGGATGTGGGCTCAGACCTCCACTGTTCGGTGGAGTCGTAGGTGAATGCCAGGAGTGTAAGGTCAGGGTTAAGCAGTCTTAGTAGTGCTAGAGCTGGGCAACAAACAGCTATTATTTCTTTTCAGAAGACTCTGTTTTTTGTGCACTTGAAAAGAGGATAGGTCTCACGGAGGGATGTTCTTGTCCCCTGTTTCAAACAGGCTAATCCAATCTGCACCAAAAGGCTTTTGTCTTTCATGTTCAACTGTAGCTGTGGTTTAAACGCTTCTTGACTGGGGTTTTGGACATTTCTACTCGACATTATTACAACAATGAAATGGTACCCTACCAATGCTTACACGGAcagcaaaaaatataatatatgtgtttttatggtttactgtctgtttttatgctttattgTATCACTtctctgtcatggctggcctACATTGTGCATTTGATCCTTGGCTTATTTCTGAAGCTGCCTTAATGACTTACTCTGGTTTTTGTAATAAGTTTAAGCCTGTTACACATAACTGAGTTTGATCTATAAGCCAGGAGTCAAGGAtgcccagtgaaatgtgtcaaaGGCATCACCCTACAATTTTGTCTTAAAGGAAAGGAGAAGAATTGGACGACTAGGTCTTTTACGTTTTTTTGGACCAGGTCTTTGTCGTGCACCGGAGAATATGcaagtgtgtgcacatgcatctGATGCACTGAACTCTGCTACTTTGCCCTTGATGCACTCTGACTTGGCCCGACAGACAATTCAGATTCCGGTGATCCAAGCACGCCTCTCTGTTGGCCCCAGAATCTCCCATCATTCAGTTGTCAGAAACCCCGGCCAGACAATACAATGTGGGGCGAGGTGAAATACTGGTGTTTTCAAAGCGATGGACCCAGACTCTAATAACATTTTTTAGTTCCACTTCTGCAACCTTGCTTCTGAGCACAGGACCGGTGCAACAGGACCGTCTTTTCCCAACCTGTCACCTCATACATGATGAAGTGTTACAGAAGGAGATCAATGGCAAGTTGTAACTCCTTCTCCATAGCAGcatatattaaaatgtgcatGAATGGGGTTTCTGAAGATGACTGTAAGTGTGACACTGATTTAAGACCATATAATGCATCTTCCAGTTCTCTGCAGGAAACAAGTACTGAAGAGTGACATCCACATGTTGCATTCAAGTTGGTTCAGTTCCATTTAAAACCAGTATGTGTACATATCTCATGTAATGTATCATATTTGAATATTCTAATTGTTCAACTTTTCAGAAATGTCAGTAGTTGGTTTgtaatgaattatttaattttacctTTTGGAATAAGATTACATGGTGTTAATAAAAAgttgatattttaaaaagtagatataTGTCTTCAGGTTTATCTTTCTCTTTAGTCTGTAATATATGGGAGCAAAATATTGCAATTACACACTTAAAGAACAGAATTGGAAAAAATACAGTCAATGGTGTCATTCTTCCAtgtgtctgtctttttcttgtagttgatgTATAATGAAGGTGTCTCTGCCCTGGGTGTTTGGCAGTTCTGGAAGCTGCAAGGTAAGAATGTGCCCTTGTGGAGTAAGGGCGCTCTGTCTAAACCCAGACGAGTGATGTCATATTACTGGAGGTCGGATTGTTTCTGGCGTGATCGTCTGGAGCGCATCCTTCCAGTCCTTGCTTCCCTGAAGACAGGTCTGCTCTGCTTCACTGGCACTCCAACTAGTAAATCTCTCTCATTTCATCTCGGTGCTGCTCACAAGTTTTTGAATAAGGTTTTCGGATGATCTCTTTCCTGTGAGACAGATAAATAAACTGTTCTGATTTTATTTATCTTCACCATAATactgtaaaattacatttataaaaaggaGAATCCAACAGATCAATCAATGTCTGCCAGTTCTAATACACTACAGCTAAAACAACTTTATAACGCAATGAGAAGGTTTCACATGGTGTCAGTTTCTTTGCTGCATGTGAACTGCTTTTGAACTCtataattgtattgttttattattatttttagtattCTAAAAAACTAATATATATCTGGGGTTACCTAATAGTAATTTTTCATggcactaaataaaaaaaaatcatatgagAGTTTTCTGGTCATATTAGtttatatatcttatatattAGCTTGTATGTCTTTTAGCAGTATAGCACATAGGGATTTTTTAATAGAACTTTCACATCAAATTGTCTTGGATTCCTAAGAAACACACCATCTGTTAATTTAAGTAGTTAATGCATTCATAACATGGATTTTATTGTATGTCAGTGTCAATATACACACATGCGTAAAAACCAAATCTTTTTGGAATGATATCTGCTGATTTTACAGAGTGATTACAGTAAGCATCAGCCGTTCCACAAGTTCCAGTAAATGATGGGGATCCGAGCAGAACCTTCGCCATCCCTTATGGGCTTCCTGGGCGGCCACATTGCTCAGTAAATTTGTTTTCTGGCAGCCAAGACTAAGTTTGCTCTGTGCTGACATGAAAAACCGCCTATTGCAAGGCAGGCCCGACAGTGCTAAAGAGCATAGctagaaaggagagagagagtggaaggGAGGGCCAAATAATACAGATTTACGCTTCACTGACCTCCTCTCACtcatattttttctgtttatcctCCAGTTCTCACACAATAGCCCTTCATCATGCAGCAGTGTTAGATTCCACCTGTTTTGTGGAAAAATCAGCAACGTTCAGGCCCTGGCATTCTGTTGTGGATGTTAGTCAACCACTTCTTCATGCACATTTTCACTTGGTGCTTGGCAAAAATACGTTGGAAACTCTTCAGCACCTCGGAAATAGGCCACGCATGTTGGTTTGAGGCacgtttttttctcattctatAAGTGTTCACAGCTTTAGAGCAACTTCCATCAATCGATTCATCCATCCACCCAACTATCCATCACTTATTCCTATCTGCAGAGAGGTAGACGTAGGTTGAAAACTATGACAGCAGGATAATGGGCCCATGTAGCATCAACCCATCAAAAAGTGCACCAGTTTCTTTCGGTTTCACAGCAACTTGCATTCATTACTAGAAACATCCACTGCTATGGTGCATCCTTGTGAATGGGCGCATCATCGACGCAGTAGTGCAGGAAGTATTAGCATATGTCCTGtcaagcacatttacatttatgcatttagcagacgccgtTAAAGTGTCCTGCGCAGTGACACAATGGTGATAAGCGGGATTTGAGCCTGTGACCTTGTCGCCTGGTTCATGGATGAGTGCTTTatgcactaggctactactaactCTATCTGATGGGTTTTCACCAAAAGACTGATAAATTCAAccacaatacacttccagctttgtgcacctgataacatactgaccattttgcacatctctgcatttttttttttgcatattactgcttattttgcacatttttcttgtcttgtgtgtcctgtttgaaatatccaacatatccccttacaagcatcctacaaaatgttgtccagttatgtcctgtttgacctgttcattgtacagaaaagttttacttttctcatatagaatctgtacagtatttaagttttagttagtatagtttagtttagtgtatatatacatatatatttttctttcttttatgatagCATGTTACGttcctggacgtatgctcccacgtgttctgtgtggctggctgtgtttttgtgtcctgtctcttttaggttgactttgagGGAGGAGTtaaagcctaccagctccacctaccatctgcccaTTGGTCATCTCcgcctatataaagagacttcggatggtgttcgggaggtccccaggttctgctaggcccttactcttttggggggggtccccagggtccacggagatatGCAAGgagatctcattcgtgtgtcttgttgctttgtgtgatagacccctttgttgttagcctgtcaGCtttatgtagggtggtagtagcctagtggttaagacgctcgcctgtgaaccagaagacccaggttcaaatcccacttactaccattgtgtccctgagcaagacacttaaccctaagttgctccagggaaactgtccctataactattgattgtaagtcgctctggataagggcgtctgataaatgctgtaaaatgtaaatgtgcccttttcattgacttttgtgcgtgtttgagttatccctgctgAAAAttccttcctttaggctgtactgatgttgggtagctgtgctgagtccactgttttattgtacctgttagctcactggaaataaaagcactgtttgtatgctttgtttggttgtgtgtgtaacagtggacatcctcctctccacacccttgtcgtgTTTcttagacttaggaacgtgacattgctctatggggggtctgtgtgggggtcaatacacggtataccgTTTATAAGCTGTaacttatttacagtgagcCGGAAAATACACACAGTCcctgtcaggtttttttttaacattgtttaTTACATGAACGTTTGCATTTTTTGCTCCTGTAAGTATTCAACGTGTGGAATTTATCATCTCCACTTTCTTCAGAAGTTCAATCGTTCTGCAATGCTGTAACATGTTATATTACCTGTCAACATTTTCCACTGCTTTTGATGTATGAGAACAGAAGTATTAAATATGTGACAGATCTGGCATGGCTGTGTCTGTTGCTAATTTTAAGTGCTGCACAAGGGCCCATTGTAAGTGCATGCAGAGCTATGATGTTGACTTATGTTGTAAGTGTCTGAAATCTGAGAGGAATATCTAGATTTTTGCAGTGATTgtactgtcactttaaaaggcaaatgctaaaatatttatactcagcaaacaaaaatgaacagattatTGGCTGTGGCTTGGATTAAAACAAAGGTACACTTAACAGCCTAGAAAAAAGCTTTCCTATTTTCACAAAATTGATGGAAAAATGAATCGCAAAAACAATATTACTTATGAACAATCTTAGCATTAAAAATTAAACCCTTTTGCATCATTATCAACATTACTAATCAAGAAGTTCTATAGAGTTCTTTGtattgtttcttttcattttaaaataattttatatattgttAGTAAGTTGCTAAAATTttagtaatttattatttgCTGATGGATTTTTGCACATATTTGTCCTTTTCCTTTCATTGCTTTGATTATGTCTGCCT harbors:
- the LOC114797825 gene encoding TBC1 domain family member 25-like isoform X3; the protein is MAADEERGVVRVKVKKCEGALPVEFRSFAVDPQITSLEVLQHILIRAFELNGKRNFGISYLSRDRGGVEVYLSLLSDWDLDAAFVSAAKPYLQLKMDIKPSEDSPVLEDWDIISPKDVIGSDQLSGEKRSLAAAALPFTQSLLSQMGRTLSRVQQALSWSYGEEVKPFKPPLSDAEFHSYLNGQGQLTRPEELRLRIYHGGVEPSLRKVVWRYLLNVYPDGLTGQERMDYMKKKTREYDQLKREWTARASSEDLEFIRGNVLKDVLRTDRAHPYYAGSEDSPHLTALTDLLTTFAITHPQVSYCQGMSDIASPILAVMDNEAHAFICFCGIMKRLEGNFRPDGQLMSVKFQHLKLLLQYSDPEFYAYLVSRGADDLFFCYRWLLLELKREFAFDDALRMLEVTWSSLPPDPPETEVELVGPPLESEKPLNFEQGCGMAVSEEKEEEQKLRQRKRHMLRPSREEADGERKVTVEEKSKYDAGCLPRDYGVKNNGEPVPPFEKQPSFGEFKYYSARNDDSFDMGDKESAVSPMEFQSPHVPSSLLPARQSTEESEEDPSEREPLIRSQAKTSEMEARISPSGEAASPASPLPPHLPSWINGSSQPTWRGMSPEPAPSKCHLSTLTNGTPASPEKTSARLASSPSTSHGNKANSPSTLTGKPTVLSPSLSCPQNRSLLSSPVLSFGKSTSLPKPFSSNLPSPSSKASSSVMNSPNSNKLESGTIKPCSLPPPQEFGKGNPFMLFLCLSILLEHRDHIVKNSLDYNELAMHFDRLVRRHNLGRILQRAKALFADYLQSEVWDSEEGDEVSLDSPTTAEAGLHSPSTRPGCPSRHSPTQAPSPNSTYNLASTVPSPTTPAALSPSSS
- the LOC114797825 gene encoding TBC1 domain family member 25-like isoform X2, with amino-acid sequence MAADEERGVVRVKVKKCEGALPVEFRSFAVDPQITSLEVLQHILIRAFELNGKRNFGISYLSRDRGGVEVYLSLLSDWDLDAAFVSAAKPYLQLKMDIKPSEDSPVLEDWDIISPKDVIGSDQLSGEKRSLAAAALPFTQSLLSQVTDDVLHPVSQMFYQPFSAAFSQMGRTLSRVQQALSWSYGEEVKPFKPPLSDAEFHSYLNGQGQLTRPEELRLRIYHGGVEPSLRKVVWRYLLNVYPDGLTGQERMDYMKKKTREYDQLKREWTARASSEDLEFIRGNVLKDVLRTDRAHPYYAGSEDSPHLTALTDLLTTFAITHPQVSYCQGMSDIASPILAVMDNEAHAFICFCGIMKRLEGNFRPDGQLMSVKFQHLKLLLQYSDPEFYAYLVSRGADDLFFCYRWLLLELKREFAFDDALRMLEVTWSSLPPDPPETEVELVGPPLESEKPLNFEQGCGMAVSEEKEEEQKLRQRKRHMLRPSREEADGERKVTVEEKSKYDAGCLPRDYGVKNNGEPVPPFEKQPSFGEFKYYSARNDDSFDMGDKESAVSPMEFQSPHVPSSLLPARQSTEESEEDPSEREPLIRSQAKTSEMEARISPSGEAASPASPLPPHLPSWINGSSQPTWRGMSPEPAPSKCHLSTLTNGTPASPEKTSARLASSPSTSHGNKANSPSTLTGKPTVLSPSLSCPQNRSLLSSPVLSFGKSTSLPKPFSSNLPSPSSKASSSVMNSPNSNKLESGTIKPCSLPPPQEFGKGNPFMLFLCLSILLEHRDHIVKNSLDYNELAMHFDRLVRRHNLGRILQRAKALFADYLQSEVWDSEEGDEVSLDSPTTAEAGLHSPSTRPGCPSRHSPTQAPSPNSTYNLASTVPSPTTPAALSPSSS
- the LOC114797825 gene encoding TBC1 domain family member 25-like isoform X1; translated protein: MAADEERGVVRVKVKKCEGALPVEFRSFAVDPQITSLEVLQHILIRAFELNGKRNFGISYLSRDRGGVEVYLSLLSDWDLDAAFVSAAKPYLQLKMDIKPSEDSPVLEDWDIISPKDVIGSDQLSGEKRSLAAAALPFTQSLLSQVTDDVLHPVSQMFYQPFSAAFSQVQHSSHVYGCHSSPTCCCGFFNASLCLELQMGRTLSRVQQALSWSYGEEVKPFKPPLSDAEFHSYLNGQGQLTRPEELRLRIYHGGVEPSLRKVVWRYLLNVYPDGLTGQERMDYMKKKTREYDQLKREWTARASSEDLEFIRGNVLKDVLRTDRAHPYYAGSEDSPHLTALTDLLTTFAITHPQVSYCQGMSDIASPILAVMDNEAHAFICFCGIMKRLEGNFRPDGQLMSVKFQHLKLLLQYSDPEFYAYLVSRGADDLFFCYRWLLLELKREFAFDDALRMLEVTWSSLPPDPPETEVELVGPPLESEKPLNFEQGCGMAVSEEKEEEQKLRQRKRHMLRPSREEADGERKVTVEEKSKYDAGCLPRDYGVKNNGEPVPPFEKQPSFGEFKYYSARNDDSFDMGDKESAVSPMEFQSPHVPSSLLPARQSTEESEEDPSEREPLIRSQAKTSEMEARISPSGEAASPASPLPPHLPSWINGSSQPTWRGMSPEPAPSKCHLSTLTNGTPASPEKTSARLASSPSTSHGNKANSPSTLTGKPTVLSPSLSCPQNRSLLSSPVLSFGKSTSLPKPFSSNLPSPSSKASSSVMNSPNSNKLESGTIKPCSLPPPQEFGKGNPFMLFLCLSILLEHRDHIVKNSLDYNELAMHFDRLVRRHNLGRILQRAKALFADYLQSEVWDSEEGDEVSLDSPTTAEAGLHSPSTRPGCPSRHSPTQAPSPNSTYNLASTVPSPTTPAALSPSSS
- the LOC114797825 gene encoding TBC1 domain family member 25-like isoform X4, producing MDIKPSEDSPVLEDWDIISPKDVIGSDQLSGEKRSLAAAALPFTQSLLSQVTDDVLHPVSQMFYQPFSAAFSQVQHSSHVYGCHSSPTCCCGFFNASLCLELQMGRTLSRVQQALSWSYGEEVKPFKPPLSDAEFHSYLNGQGQLTRPEELRLRIYHGGVEPSLRKVVWRYLLNVYPDGLTGQERMDYMKKKTREYDQLKREWTARASSEDLEFIRGNVLKDVLRTDRAHPYYAGSEDSPHLTALTDLLTTFAITHPQVSYCQGMSDIASPILAVMDNEAHAFICFCGIMKRLEGNFRPDGQLMSVKFQHLKLLLQYSDPEFYAYLVSRGADDLFFCYRWLLLELKREFAFDDALRMLEVTWSSLPPDPPETEVELVGPPLESEKPLNFEQGCGMAVSEEKEEEQKLRQRKRHMLRPSREEADGERKVTVEEKSKYDAGCLPRDYGVKNNGEPVPPFEKQPSFGEFKYYSARNDDSFDMGDKESAVSPMEFQSPHVPSSLLPARQSTEESEEDPSEREPLIRSQAKTSEMEARISPSGEAASPASPLPPHLPSWINGSSQPTWRGMSPEPAPSKCHLSTLTNGTPASPEKTSARLASSPSTSHGNKANSPSTLTGKPTVLSPSLSCPQNRSLLSSPVLSFGKSTSLPKPFSSNLPSPSSKASSSVMNSPNSNKLESGTIKPCSLPPPQEFGKGNPFMLFLCLSILLEHRDHIVKNSLDYNELAMHFDRLVRRHNLGRILQRAKALFADYLQSEVWDSEEGDEVSLDSPTTAEAGLHSPSTRPGCPSRHSPTQAPSPNSTYNLASTVPSPTTPAALSPSSS